In Lysobacter firmicutimachus, one genomic interval encodes:
- a CDS encoding alanine dehydrogenase, with product MRIGVPKETKTLEGRVALVPAAAGDLVKRGHEVWLEKDAGIKSGFKDEDYTRLGVKIAPDAAALYEKGELIVKVKEPIAGDLQHLRRDHLLFCYLHLAAEPVLTKQLLDIGLTGVAFETVELPNGDLPLLAPMSIIAGKIGVQVGTHLLHQPMGGKGKLLGGLPSTERGKVVVFGAGQAGGASAALAAAGGSNVTVFEMRQDRMDQMMRLGNNVTALYPYVDVVAREVASADLVIGAVLVTGARAPHVLTREMLKGMEDGSVVVDISIDQGGCFETSRPTTWKEPTYVEEGVTHFCVTNMPGAVPQTSSQAICAAILPWVNKLAAGNEWRNNPALVRGINVEGGKLIHPALKGMAL from the coding sequence ATGCGTATCGGCGTACCGAAGGAAACCAAGACTCTCGAAGGGCGCGTGGCGCTCGTTCCCGCCGCGGCGGGCGACCTGGTCAAGCGTGGCCACGAGGTCTGGCTGGAAAAGGACGCGGGCATCAAAAGCGGCTTCAAGGACGAGGACTACACGCGCCTGGGCGTGAAGATCGCGCCGGACGCCGCCGCGCTGTACGAAAAGGGCGAGCTGATCGTCAAGGTCAAGGAGCCGATCGCCGGCGACCTGCAGCATCTGCGCCGCGATCACCTGCTGTTCTGCTACCTGCACCTGGCCGCCGAGCCGGTGCTGACGAAGCAGCTGCTGGACATCGGCCTGACCGGCGTCGCCTTCGAGACCGTCGAGCTGCCCAACGGCGACCTGCCGCTGCTGGCGCCGATGTCGATCATCGCCGGCAAGATCGGCGTGCAGGTCGGTACCCACCTGCTGCACCAGCCGATGGGCGGCAAGGGCAAGCTGCTCGGCGGCCTGCCGTCGACCGAGCGCGGCAAGGTGGTGGTGTTCGGCGCCGGCCAGGCCGGCGGCGCGTCGGCGGCGCTGGCCGCGGCCGGCGGTTCCAACGTCACCGTGTTCGAGATGCGCCAGGACCGCATGGACCAGATGATGCGCCTGGGCAACAACGTCACCGCGCTGTACCCCTACGTGGACGTGGTCGCGCGCGAAGTGGCTTCGGCCGACCTGGTGATCGGCGCGGTGCTGGTCACCGGCGCGCGCGCGCCTCACGTGCTGACCCGAGAAATGCTCAAGGGCATGGAAGACGGCAGCGTGGTGGTCGACATTTCGATCGACCAGGGCGGCTGCTTCGAGACCTCGCGCCCGACCACCTGGAAGGAGCCGACCTACGTCGAAGAGGGCGTGACCCACTTCTGCGTGACCAACATGCCCGGCGCGGTGCCGCAGACCTCCTCGCAAGCGATCTGCGCGGCGATCCTGCCGTGGGTCAACAAGCTGGCGGCCGGCAACGAGTGGCGCAACAACCCGGCCCTGGTGCGCGGCATCAACGTCGAGGGCGGCAAGCTGATCCATCCGGCGCTGAAGGGCATGGCGCTGTAA
- a CDS encoding collagenase, whose amino-acid sequence MAACTAIIAVAALSTMGGGASGESNALVAAISRATATLTGRDSGATSNAAHAEPGQVGARSLHARVEADPRPDSMSSDESDLRGSEAQGRDADRHDPRRGPPGTLEMELSVLHDHHGITALPDLGPLIDPDLVRLASDYNNPLRPGQELYPRPSRQLEEKARAKSEPVEGPAGLEDGAVAATTETCDSKQFSSVSGSELVSSIKAASLDCLDTLHSLTGTDAGATFAESKMITVANAITSHSAGYDGTNSNGILNLMYFMRAGYYVQYYQKSAVGEYGTSLTAAIRNALDKFSANTNFKKVDDANGEVLESYFILVIGSDSVTYKLPVFKDMYARYDNSWNNYNWMRLALDRTLIALSKKNKIGSELGQYVQTDTSIITSLYNLVDRNFLVLYSKHYYVIMSAVGEMTRFMQHGGAAEAAASSRVKNLLAKSSPINGSVTAGVWMRLAEAVSSYDAANCSAYGTCNYKESVMADVFPDTHVCSSTLKIRAQSMLASELSATCAELSGQESFFHSKLMTNKVPVADDNTSSLEVFAFNSKFMYDAYGHALFGIDTNNGGKYLEGKPAAVGNQAKFIAHEAQWERAKFSIWNLNHEYVHYLDGRFNTYGDYALGQTAKTRWWIEGLAEYVSYEYMKIGAHQAIAQARLATYPISTIFKNDKNSGQTRTYQWGYLAVRYMFEKRPGKVSSILSYLRSAPDYSDYAGYMNDIGTSLDVDFKNWLACVGNVGAQGCPMNKPPTADFKSIISGLTVQFADYSKDVDGSIASQTWSFSDGATVTGLFPVKRFSAPGTYDVTLKVVDDKGAESIVRDSVTVAEFPTCSDPDARRLGQSCKRTASTVLYGGTYRAAFYVTVPVGIKQLRITLGGGTGEADLYVLGPSSVNPAPVTWADQTWNMYRSIQPGNGESILIDRPIPGVHTLAVYSKGGVASGMTISSQFVTN is encoded by the coding sequence GTGGCGGCCTGCACCGCGATAATCGCGGTGGCCGCGCTCTCGACGATGGGGGGCGGGGCGTCCGGCGAAAGCAATGCGCTGGTCGCGGCTATTTCGCGCGCAACCGCAACGCTCACAGGGAGGGACAGCGGAGCGACTTCGAACGCCGCCCATGCGGAGCCCGGACAGGTCGGAGCGCGGTCCTTGCATGCACGTGTAGAGGCCGATCCTCGCCCCGACAGCATGTCCAGCGACGAGAGCGACTTGCGTGGAAGCGAGGCTCAAGGCCGGGATGCGGATCGCCACGACCCTCGTCGCGGACCGCCGGGCACGTTGGAGATGGAGCTCAGCGTGCTGCATGATCATCACGGAATCACGGCTCTGCCGGATCTTGGCCCGCTGATTGATCCGGATTTGGTCCGCCTGGCGTCCGACTACAACAATCCGCTGCGGCCGGGACAGGAACTCTATCCGCGTCCCTCGCGGCAGCTGGAAGAGAAAGCACGAGCCAAGTCGGAACCAGTCGAAGGCCCGGCTGGGCTCGAGGACGGCGCCGTCGCGGCAACGACCGAAACCTGCGATTCGAAGCAGTTCTCCAGCGTGAGCGGTAGCGAACTGGTGTCCAGCATAAAGGCCGCCAGCCTCGATTGCCTCGACACCTTGCATAGCCTGACGGGCACGGATGCGGGGGCCACGTTCGCGGAATCGAAGATGATAACTGTCGCGAATGCGATCACGAGTCACTCGGCAGGCTATGACGGGACGAACAGCAACGGAATACTGAACCTGATGTACTTCATGCGGGCTGGGTATTATGTGCAGTACTACCAAAAGTCGGCGGTCGGAGAGTACGGAACTAGCCTGACTGCAGCTATCCGAAACGCATTAGACAAGTTTTCGGCCAATACCAACTTTAAGAAGGTCGACGATGCCAATGGCGAGGTACTCGAAAGTTACTTCATCCTCGTTATCGGATCCGACTCTGTAACGTACAAGCTACCTGTGTTCAAAGACATGTATGCGAGATACGACAATTCATGGAATAACTACAATTGGATGAGGTTGGCGCTTGATCGCACTTTAATCGCCCTTTCCAAGAAAAATAAAATTGGGAGTGAGCTCGGACAGTACGTTCAGACGGACACCTCGATCATTACCTCGCTTTATAACCTCGTCGACCGAAATTTTTTGGTTCTCTACAGTAAGCACTATTATGTGATAATGAGTGCGGTCGGCGAGATGACCCGATTCATGCAGCATGGTGGCGCAGCCGAGGCTGCAGCCTCATCTCGAGTGAAAAATCTGCTAGCAAAATCGTCGCCTATTAATGGATCGGTCACCGCCGGGGTTTGGATGCGCTTGGCTGAAGCGGTGAGCAGTTACGATGCCGCCAATTGCTCCGCATATGGAACCTGCAATTACAAGGAAAGCGTCATGGCAGACGTCTTTCCGGATACCCACGTGTGCAGCTCGACATTGAAGATCCGTGCGCAATCAATGCTCGCGTCGGAGCTGTCGGCGACATGCGCCGAGCTATCGGGCCAGGAGAGCTTCTTTCACAGCAAGCTAATGACGAATAAGGTGCCGGTAGCAGACGATAATACCTCTTCGCTGGAGGTGTTCGCCTTCAACAGCAAGTTTATGTATGACGCCTATGGCCACGCCCTGTTTGGGATCGACACTAATAACGGCGGTAAGTACCTCGAAGGGAAACCGGCCGCGGTAGGTAATCAGGCCAAATTCATTGCGCACGAAGCGCAATGGGAGAGGGCCAAGTTTTCGATCTGGAACCTAAATCACGAATACGTTCACTACCTAGATGGGCGTTTTAACACGTACGGAGATTACGCGTTGGGTCAGACGGCAAAGACCAGATGGTGGATCGAAGGTCTCGCCGAGTACGTGTCCTATGAATACATGAAGATCGGAGCGCACCAGGCGATTGCGCAAGCTCGGTTGGCGACTTATCCAATCAGTACGATCTTCAAAAACGATAAGAACAGCGGACAGACTCGAACCTATCAATGGGGCTATCTCGCGGTACGCTATATGTTCGAAAAGCGCCCTGGAAAAGTGAGCTCGATCCTGTCGTATCTGCGTTCTGCTCCTGACTACAGCGACTACGCCGGTTACATGAATGATATCGGCACATCGCTCGATGTCGACTTCAAAAACTGGCTTGCCTGCGTCGGGAATGTGGGCGCACAAGGCTGCCCCATGAACAAGCCGCCGACGGCCGATTTCAAGTCGATCATTAGTGGTCTGACGGTTCAGTTCGCCGACTATTCAAAGGATGTGGACGGCAGTATCGCCTCTCAGACCTGGTCCTTCAGCGATGGCGCCACAGTAACCGGCTTGTTTCCTGTCAAGCGCTTTTCGGCCCCGGGTACTTATGACGTAACGCTGAAAGTCGTCGACGACAAGGGTGCCGAGAGTATCGTTCGGGACTCGGTCACTGTTGCGGAATTTCCGACGTGCTCGGACCCGGATGCGCGTCGCCTGGGCCAGAGCTGTAAGCGCACCGCGTCTACGGTTCTGTATGGCGGCACCTATCGGGCTGCCTTCTATGTGACGGTTCCCGTGGGTATCAAGCAGCTTCGGATAACTCTCGGCGGCGGTACCGGCGAGGCGGATCTCTATGTCCTCGGTCCGTCTTCCGTTAATCCGGCCCCGGTCACCTGGGCGGACCAGACCTGGAACATGTATCGCTCTATCCAGCCAGGCAACGGCGAGTCGATCCTGATAGATCGGCCGATCCCAGGCGTGCATACCTTGGCGGTATATAGCAAGGGGGGCGTGGCGAGCGGCATGACCATCTCCTCGCAGTTCGTTACTAACTGA
- a CDS encoding collagenase — MSWTGSGRKLSAGGVAVAVVALSMLGAGVADERTGIAKAIAHAAGTLVGLGDDSGAESAEAHTQSRKAREVADTAGDFDHASGLKTGEGQSAPMAYALAQRGGRRASSLPPPTLAAELSALHSRRDPAATLDDMEPQLDPTLIALASDYSNPLSPDQDIYPRPSRQLEKAASVDGAPGAEGAAAAGEEEACDPTQFASLSGGELVARIKATTIKCLGRLQQLSDSNISATFPESKMMAVANAMAGEAVGYDGTNSSGILNLMTFLHTGYYLKHYNRPVGVYGPELKTAFRSALDRFSGNANFTLVNDAHGEILTEYMVLIDNAHEVTYKLAVYKDLYSRYTGIWGSQSNASAWANYAWMQRAVDVTFGALSRVHLFEASEMASLAQTDASIVNALYDFVHRNFAALYSDKYYVVENAALEMVRFLKYSGAARTESSARIKQLIGRSSPAFGSATAKLWLVSARSVEESDRANCSAYGVCNFRESVIAQVFQPVHTCSPTLKIRAQSMLPSELAETCAQLAGIESYFHDRLRTGKVPVTDDNNAVLELVVYDSRRMYTTYAGVLYSAPTNNGGIYLEGDPARPGNQARFHAYENVRPEERPKFDIWNLYHEYVHYLDGRFDMYGNYALGTTAKTVWWTEGLAEYMYHDYTKVGSSLAVAEAKLATYPISTIYQNVYGVGDARVYGWGYLAARYMFERQRPSVDSILSYLRPGKYAGYTNFMTSIGTSNDADFRSWLTCVGTVDAEGCAGNQLPSVAFRKVSSGLTVQFMDYSTDADGHIASRTWFFSDGTTAKGPRPVKRFAVAGTYEVSLTVEDDNGGKRSTTGTVTVSALPSCPDADVRRFSQDCERSFVTNPGGAYFYVKVPAGVKQVRLTVSGEAGNADLYVMPPNNGPWASQYRFMHKSVMDGSGEAILIDRPAVGDHTVMIHNNSVTPSTPVAGVITAQFLMN, encoded by the coding sequence TCGCGGACGAGCGAACCGGAATCGCCAAGGCCATTGCGCACGCTGCCGGCACGCTCGTGGGTCTCGGCGACGATTCGGGCGCAGAGTCGGCCGAAGCGCACACGCAGTCGCGCAAGGCGCGAGAAGTCGCCGATACCGCTGGCGACTTCGATCATGCAAGCGGATTGAAAACAGGCGAGGGGCAGTCCGCCCCGATGGCCTATGCGTTGGCGCAACGGGGCGGGAGGCGGGCGAGCTCGCTTCCGCCGCCAACATTGGCGGCAGAGCTGAGTGCGCTGCATTCGCGTCGCGATCCCGCAGCGACGTTGGATGACATGGAGCCGCAATTGGACCCGACGCTGATCGCTCTGGCTTCGGACTACAGCAATCCCTTGTCGCCGGATCAGGACATCTATCCGCGCCCCTCGCGTCAACTCGAAAAGGCGGCCTCCGTCGACGGAGCGCCTGGCGCCGAAGGCGCCGCAGCCGCCGGGGAGGAAGAGGCTTGCGATCCGACCCAGTTCGCGAGCCTGAGCGGAGGCGAGCTTGTGGCCCGGATCAAGGCCACCACCATTAAATGCCTGGGACGGCTGCAACAACTCAGCGATTCGAACATCAGTGCGACGTTCCCAGAGTCGAAGATGATGGCCGTGGCGAATGCCATGGCTGGCGAGGCGGTCGGCTACGACGGAACCAACAGCAGCGGCATCTTGAATCTGATGACCTTCTTGCATACTGGTTATTACCTCAAGCACTACAACAGGCCGGTAGGGGTATATGGGCCTGAGCTGAAGACGGCCTTTAGGTCGGCGCTGGACCGGTTCTCCGGCAACGCTAATTTCACTCTGGTCAACGATGCTCATGGCGAGATCCTGACTGAGTACATGGTGCTGATCGACAATGCGCACGAGGTGACTTACAAGCTTGCTGTGTACAAGGATCTGTACTCTCGTTACACCGGGATTTGGGGGAGTCAGTCCAATGCCAGCGCTTGGGCCAACTATGCCTGGATGCAGCGGGCGGTCGACGTAACGTTCGGCGCGTTGAGTCGCGTGCATCTGTTCGAAGCCAGTGAGATGGCTTCGCTGGCTCAGACGGATGCCTCGATCGTCAACGCGCTTTACGATTTTGTCCACCGGAACTTCGCCGCGCTGTACTCGGACAAGTACTACGTGGTCGAAAATGCGGCGCTGGAAATGGTCAGGTTCCTGAAATACAGCGGTGCCGCCAGGACGGAGTCATCGGCTCGGATCAAGCAGCTGATTGGGCGTTCATCGCCCGCATTCGGTTCGGCGACCGCGAAGCTGTGGCTGGTTTCTGCTCGATCAGTGGAGGAAAGCGACAGGGCCAACTGCTCCGCATACGGGGTCTGCAATTTCCGTGAATCCGTCATTGCACAGGTGTTTCAGCCGGTCCATACCTGCAGCCCGACGCTGAAGATCCGCGCGCAATCCATGCTTCCGTCCGAGTTGGCTGAGACCTGCGCGCAGCTTGCAGGCATCGAGAGCTACTTCCACGACAGGCTCAGGACCGGGAAGGTTCCGGTAACGGACGATAACAATGCCGTGCTGGAGTTGGTCGTGTACGACAGCCGGCGTATGTACACCACCTATGCCGGCGTTCTGTACAGCGCCCCCACGAACAATGGCGGCATCTACTTGGAGGGAGATCCTGCGAGACCGGGCAACCAAGCCAGATTCCACGCTTATGAGAATGTGCGGCCGGAAGAGAGGCCGAAGTTCGATATTTGGAATCTCTATCACGAATACGTTCATTACTTGGATGGGCGATTCGACATGTATGGCAATTACGCGCTCGGCACAACCGCAAAGACAGTGTGGTGGACCGAAGGTTTGGCCGAATACATGTATCACGACTACACCAAGGTCGGGTCGTCGCTGGCGGTAGCGGAAGCGAAGCTGGCGACCTATCCGATCAGCACGATATATCAGAACGTTTATGGCGTAGGGGACGCCCGGGTGTACGGCTGGGGATATCTGGCGGCACGCTATATGTTCGAGCGGCAACGCCCCTCGGTGGATTCGATTCTGTCCTACCTGCGTCCCGGCAAGTATGCCGGTTACACGAATTTCATGACCAGCATCGGCACCAGCAACGATGCCGACTTCCGTTCGTGGTTGACCTGCGTGGGCACGGTCGACGCCGAAGGGTGCGCAGGCAATCAGTTGCCGAGCGTCGCTTTTCGAAAGGTTTCCAGCGGGCTGACGGTTCAGTTCATGGACTATTCCACCGACGCCGACGGCCACATCGCCTCTCGGACCTGGTTCTTCAGCGACGGAACGACGGCCAAAGGGCCGCGGCCGGTCAAGCGGTTTGCCGTTGCGGGCACGTACGAGGTCAGCCTGACCGTCGAGGACGATAACGGAGGCAAGCGCAGCACTACGGGAACCGTCACGGTATCGGCTCTCCCGTCTTGCCCCGACGCGGACGTCCGGCGTTTCAGCCAGGACTGCGAACGCAGCTTCGTTACGAATCCAGGGGGCGCCTATTTCTATGTGAAAGTTCCGGCGGGCGTTAAGCAGGTCCGCCTCACGGTGAGCGGCGAAGCGGGAAATGCCGATCTTTACGTCATGCCTCCTAACAATGGGCCCTGGGCCAGCCAGTACAGGTTCATGCACAAATCCGTCATGGACGGCAGCGGCGAAGCGATCCTGATCGATCGTCCAGCCGTGGGCGACCACACGGTGATGATCCATAACAACTCGGTTACCCCATCAACGCCGGTGGCCGGCGTTATTACTGCGCAGTTTTTGATGAACTGA